Proteins from a single region of Cytophagaceae bacterium:
- a CDS encoding Gfo/Idh/MocA family oxidoreductase: protein MNKKIKIGVLGCANIARRSVIPAILELPEFFELVYVASRNLEKAKTVALEFNCGYFGSYQELIDSSEIEALYVPLPTGLHREWIIKALDSGKHVYAEKSFASNYSEACEMMELAKEKNLAVMEGFMFQYHKQHQIVFDLIKSNRIGAIRNFSATFCFPPLDHGNFRYDDIVGGGALLDAAGYTVRACHFMMGENFQLKAASLFIDKNIGTNIFGSAYLVDPETKVGASLAFGFDNFYQSRYEIIGQTGKITAERAFTPRKDFSPKLIIENQGETEEIMVEPEDHFVNALKEFYEVIFSDKIKEKHYKQIMLQSQTLEQIKNIG from the coding sequence ATGAACAAAAAAATAAAAATTGGAGTACTTGGATGTGCCAATATTGCTCGCAGATCAGTTATTCCTGCTATTTTGGAATTGCCGGAATTTTTTGAGTTGGTATATGTAGCGAGCCGTAATCTGGAAAAAGCTAAAACCGTCGCTTTGGAATTTAATTGCGGATATTTTGGCAGCTACCAGGAGCTCATTGATTCTTCAGAAATTGAGGCACTTTATGTACCACTTCCAACCGGATTGCATCGGGAATGGATAATTAAAGCTCTTGATTCGGGGAAACACGTATATGCCGAAAAATCTTTCGCCTCCAACTATAGTGAAGCGTGCGAGATGATGGAGCTGGCAAAAGAGAAAAATCTTGCCGTAATGGAAGGCTTTATGTTTCAGTACCACAAACAACATCAAATAGTTTTTGATTTAATAAAAAGTAACCGCATTGGTGCCATCAGAAATTTCTCGGCCACTTTTTGTTTTCCTCCTTTAGACCATGGCAATTTCAGATATGACGATATAGTAGGCGGAGGAGCCCTTCTTGATGCTGCTGGCTATACAGTTCGTGCGTGTCATTTTATGATGGGTGAAAATTTTCAACTAAAAGCCGCCTCACTTTTTATTGACAAAAACATAGGAACCAATATTTTTGGCAGTGCATATTTGGTAGATCCTGAAACCAAAGTTGGAGCATCTTTAGCTTTTGGCTTTGATAACTTTTATCAGAGCCGATACGAAATTATAGGTCAGACCGGAAAAATTACTGCAGAAAGGGCCTTTACTCCCCGAAAAGACTTCAGCCCGAAACTAATCATTGAGAATCAGGGAGAGACTGAAGAAATTATGGTAGAACCTGAGGATCATTTCGTAAATGCATTAAAAGAATTTTACGAAGTAATATTTTCTGACAAAATAAAAGAGAAACATTACAAACAAATAATGCTTCAAAGTCAAACTTTAGAACAGATAAAAAACATTGGATAA